A genome region from Nocardiopsis exhalans includes the following:
- the uvrC gene encoding excinuclease ABC subunit UvrC encodes MAATPHLRPAPGSIPTAPGVYRFRDAADRVIYVGKAKNLRSRLSSYFRDFAGLHPRTQQMVSTAADVDWTIVGTEVEALQLEYSWIKQYDPRFNVKYRDDKSYPYLAVTLNEEFPRVQVMRGAKRKGVRYFGPYSHAWAIRETVDLLLRVFPVRTCSAGVFRGARNSGRPCLLGYIGKCVAPCVGKASPEEHRALAEDFCSFLAGDTGRFMRELEKRMKEAAREMEYERAARVRDDIEALRAALEKQAVVLPDSTDCDVIAMAEDPLEAAVQIFHVRGGRIRGQRGYVVDKVTDAGAGELMRTFLRQLYGALDGSEEAEGTGTSVPREVLVSHEPDDPEAVAGWLAEHRGGAVDLRVPQRGDKKSLMETVDKNAREALARHKTHRAGDLSTRGRALNEIQEALELPEAPLRIECFDISNLQGEHVVASMVVFEDGLARKSEYRRFSVRGSGAGGAEQHDVAAMYEVVRRRFRRYLEESSRSGEVARMGELGDHSGASGETAHAGGVTQGSAEEPAPGKFAYPPNLVVVDGARPQAEAAQRALDELGIEDVAVCGLAKRLEEVWLPDDEDPVILPRSGEGLYLLQRVRDEAHRFAIQYHRQKRAKALTGSSLDELPGLGPARRTALIKEFGSVKRLASASAEEIAAVPGIGPKLAESVHAHLSGGPGRKDGEGDGATARQSTDGGGDT; translated from the coding sequence ATGGCTGCGACTCCTCACCTGCGCCCCGCCCCCGGCTCCATCCCGACCGCACCCGGCGTCTACCGCTTCCGGGACGCCGCTGACCGGGTCATCTACGTGGGCAAGGCCAAGAACCTGCGGTCGAGGCTGTCCTCCTACTTCCGTGACTTCGCCGGGCTGCACCCGCGCACCCAGCAGATGGTCTCCACCGCCGCCGATGTGGACTGGACCATCGTCGGCACCGAGGTCGAGGCCCTCCAGCTGGAGTACTCCTGGATCAAGCAGTACGATCCGCGCTTCAACGTCAAGTACCGCGATGACAAGAGCTACCCCTATCTCGCGGTCACCCTCAACGAGGAGTTCCCCCGAGTACAGGTGATGAGGGGGGCCAAACGCAAGGGGGTGCGTTACTTCGGCCCCTACTCCCACGCCTGGGCGATCCGGGAGACGGTCGACCTGCTGCTGCGGGTCTTCCCGGTGCGTACCTGCTCGGCCGGGGTCTTCCGGGGCGCGCGCAACAGCGGCCGCCCCTGTCTGCTCGGCTACATCGGCAAGTGCGTGGCCCCGTGCGTGGGCAAGGCCAGCCCGGAGGAACACCGCGCGCTGGCCGAGGACTTCTGCTCGTTCCTGGCCGGTGACACCGGGCGCTTCATGCGTGAGCTGGAAAAGCGGATGAAGGAGGCCGCCCGTGAGATGGAGTACGAGCGGGCCGCGCGCGTCCGCGACGACATCGAGGCTCTGCGCGCCGCCCTGGAGAAACAGGCCGTGGTCCTGCCCGACTCCACCGACTGCGACGTCATCGCGATGGCCGAGGACCCGCTGGAGGCGGCGGTGCAGATCTTCCACGTCCGGGGCGGCCGCATCCGCGGCCAGCGCGGCTACGTGGTGGACAAGGTCACCGACGCCGGTGCGGGCGAACTCATGCGGACCTTCCTGCGCCAGCTCTACGGCGCCCTGGACGGCAGCGAGGAGGCCGAGGGCACCGGAACCTCGGTGCCGCGCGAGGTCCTGGTCTCCCACGAACCCGACGACCCCGAGGCGGTGGCTGGCTGGCTGGCCGAGCACCGGGGTGGCGCGGTGGACCTTCGGGTGCCCCAGCGCGGCGACAAGAAGTCCCTCATGGAGACCGTGGACAAGAACGCCCGCGAGGCGCTGGCCCGGCACAAGACCCACCGGGCCGGGGACCTGAGCACCCGCGGCCGCGCCCTCAACGAGATCCAGGAGGCGCTGGAGCTGCCCGAGGCGCCGCTGCGCATCGAGTGCTTCGACATCTCCAACCTCCAGGGCGAGCACGTGGTGGCCTCCATGGTGGTCTTCGAGGACGGCCTGGCCCGCAAGTCCGAGTACCGGCGCTTCTCGGTGCGCGGCAGCGGGGCCGGGGGCGCAGAGCAGCACGACGTCGCCGCCATGTACGAGGTGGTCAGGCGCAGGTTCCGCCGCTACCTGGAGGAGAGCTCCCGCTCGGGCGAGGTCGCGCGCATGGGTGAGCTCGGAGACCACAGCGGCGCAAGTGGTGAAACAGCGCACGCTGGCGGTGTGACCCAGGGCTCAGCGGAGGAGCCGGCTCCCGGAAAGTTCGCCTACCCGCCTAACCTGGTGGTGGTGGACGGCGCCCGGCCCCAGGCCGAGGCGGCACAGCGCGCGCTGGACGAGCTCGGGATCGAGGACGTGGCGGTCTGCGGTCTGGCCAAGCGTCTGGAGGAGGTGTGGTTGCCCGACGACGAGGACCCGGTGATCCTGCCCCGTAGCGGCGAGGGCCTCTACCTGCTCCAGCGGGTGCGCGACGAGGCGCACCGCTTCGCCATCCAGTACCACAGGCAAAAGCGCGCCAAGGCGCTCACCGGAAGCAGCCTGGACGAGCTCCCGGGCCTGGGCCCGGCGCGCAGGACCGCCCTCATCAAGGAGTTCGGCTCGGTGAAACGACTGGCCTCGGCGAGCGCCGAGGAGATCGCGGCGGTGCCCGGGATCGGCCCCAAACTGGCCGAGTCCGTGCACGCGCACCTGTCCGGTGGCCCCGGCCGGAAGGACGGGGAGGGCGACGGGGCGACGGCAAGGCAGAGTACAGACGGGGGAGGAGACACATGA
- the rapZ gene encoding RNase adapter RapZ: MTVELGGELPPEVVIVTGMSGAGRSTAARALEDLDWFVVDNLPPGLLPTMIELAGRTHGAVPRVAVVVDVRSLAFTEDLLSTVEELRKRDITARVLYLEAGDDALVRRFEGVRRPHPLQGDGRVTDGIARERETLRAIRGEADLVIDTSQLNVHQLKARVIGFFGESDEVRPRANVVSFGFKHGLPVDADLVLDCRFLPNPHWVPDLRPMNGRDEPVRDYVLSQDGAKEMLEAYSEVLKLTIAGYQREGKHYMTLAVGCTGGRHRSVAMTEQFAERLRGQGVDVHVVHRDVGRE, translated from the coding sequence ATGACGGTCGAACTGGGCGGGGAGCTACCGCCCGAGGTGGTCATCGTCACCGGGATGTCCGGTGCGGGCCGGAGTACGGCGGCCAGGGCCCTGGAGGACCTGGACTGGTTCGTGGTGGACAACCTGCCACCGGGCCTGCTGCCGACGATGATCGAACTGGCGGGACGCACCCACGGGGCGGTTCCCAGGGTCGCTGTGGTGGTGGACGTGCGTTCGCTCGCCTTCACGGAGGACCTGCTGTCCACGGTGGAGGAGCTGCGCAAGCGCGACATCACCGCGCGCGTGCTCTATCTGGAGGCCGGGGACGACGCCCTGGTCCGCAGGTTCGAGGGGGTACGTCGGCCGCACCCCCTCCAGGGTGACGGTCGGGTGACCGACGGCATCGCCCGCGAGCGCGAGACCCTGCGCGCCATCCGCGGCGAGGCCGACCTGGTCATCGACACCTCCCAGCTCAACGTGCACCAGCTCAAGGCCCGGGTGATCGGGTTCTTCGGGGAGAGCGACGAGGTGCGTCCGCGCGCCAACGTGGTCTCCTTCGGCTTCAAGCACGGCCTGCCCGTGGACGCCGACCTGGTCCTGGACTGCCGCTTCCTCCCCAACCCGCACTGGGTGCCCGATCTCAGACCGATGAACGGCCGCGACGAGCCGGTCCGTGACTACGTGCTCTCCCAGGACGGCGCCAAGGAGATGCTGGAGGCCTACTCGGAGGTGCTGAAGCTGACGATCGCCGGCTACCAGCGGGAGGGCAAGCACTACATGACCCTGGCGGTGGGCTGTACCGGCGGCAGGCACCGCAGCGTGGCCATGACCGAACAGTTCGCCGAGCGTTTGCGCGGGCAGGGCGTTGACGTGCACGTGGTCCACCGGGACGTGGGCCGCGAATGA
- a CDS encoding gluconeogenesis factor YvcK family protein: MSKITAPDGDDASRPPRVVALGGGHGLHASLSALRRVTTDVTAIVTVADDGGSSGRLREELGVLPPGDLRMALAALCGDDEWGHTWSQVLQHRFRSEGDLHGHAVGNLLIVALWELLGDSVAGLDWVGQLLGAHGRVLPMSSVPLEISAEVSGIDPREPEALTTVRGQVACASTSGQVRSISLIPEDPPASPQAVKAVREADWVVFGPGSWFTSVLPHLLVPELAHALVTTRAKRVVALNLSPQKGETEGFRPETYLEVLREHAPKLGVDVVLADTGTVEDAAPLTSVVGELGGRLELADLSRGDGTPRHDADKLATALERILTD, translated from the coding sequence ATGTCGAAGATCACCGCTCCGGACGGGGACGACGCCTCGCGTCCGCCCCGGGTGGTCGCGCTGGGGGGCGGGCACGGCCTGCACGCCTCGTTGTCGGCGCTGCGCAGGGTGACCACGGACGTCACGGCGATCGTGACGGTCGCCGACGACGGCGGCTCCAGTGGTCGGCTGCGTGAGGAACTGGGTGTGCTTCCACCCGGGGACCTGAGGATGGCCCTGGCCGCGCTGTGCGGTGACGACGAGTGGGGGCACACCTGGAGCCAGGTGCTCCAGCACCGGTTCCGTTCGGAGGGTGACCTGCACGGTCACGCCGTCGGCAACCTGCTGATCGTCGCGCTCTGGGAGCTGTTGGGTGACTCGGTGGCCGGTCTGGACTGGGTGGGGCAGCTGCTCGGCGCCCACGGCCGGGTCCTGCCGATGTCGTCGGTGCCGCTGGAGATCTCCGCGGAGGTGTCGGGGATCGACCCGCGCGAACCCGAGGCGCTCACCACGGTGCGCGGGCAGGTGGCCTGCGCCAGCACCAGCGGTCAGGTGCGGTCCATCTCGCTGATCCCCGAGGACCCCCCGGCCAGTCCGCAGGCGGTCAAGGCGGTGCGCGAGGCCGACTGGGTGGTGTTCGGGCCCGGGTCCTGGTTCACCAGTGTGCTGCCGCACCTGCTGGTGCCCGAGCTGGCCCACGCCCTGGTCACCACGCGCGCCAAGCGGGTGGTCGCGCTGAACCTGTCGCCCCAGAAGGGGGAGACCGAGGGCTTCCGGCCCGAGACCTACCTGGAGGTACTGCGCGAGCACGCGCCCAAGCTGGGGGTGGACGTGGTGCTGGCCGACACCGGGACGGTGGAGGACGCGGCCCCGCTCACCTCGGTGGTGGGCGAGCTCGGCGGTCGTCTGGAACTGGCCGATCTGAGCCGGGGGGACGGGACTCCGCGCCACGACGCCGACAAACTGGCCACCGCCCTGGAACGGATTCTGACGGACTAG
- the uvrA gene encoding excinuclease ABC subunit UvrA, which yields MVEQLVVRGAREHNLKDVSLDLPRDSMIVFTGLSGSGKSSLAFDTIFAEGQRRYVESLSAYARQFLGQMDKPDVDFIEGLSPAVSIDQKSTSRNPRSTVGTITEVYDYLRLLWARVGVPHCPECRREIARQTPQQIVDRVMEMTEGTRFQVLAPVVRGRKGEYVELFKDLQSKGYTRAVVDGQAVRLNEAPKLGRYDKHDIAVVVDRLSVKPGAEGRLTDSVETALKLAGGTIVLDFVDVEPEDPEREKVFSEHLYCPYDDLSFEQLEPRSFSFNAPYGACADCSGLGTRMEVDADLLVPDPEKSLAEGAIAPWSGGPNGGYWERILKALGEAVGFDTDTSWERLPRRARKAILEGHDTQVHVSYRNRYGRNRSYYTEFEGVVPWVKRRHSEVESDHTRERLEGYMRSVPCPTCEGTRLKPVVLAVTVGGKSIAEVASMALSESAAFLADLRLSDRDMVIAAQVLKEINARLGFLLDVGLDYLSLARSSGSLSGGEAQRIRLATQIGSGLVGVLYVLDEPSIGLHQRDNARLLETLQRLRDIGNTLIVVEHDEDTIRAADWVVDIGPGAGEHGGHVVVSGIVDELLTSTESMTGDYLSGRRVIELPASRRPLTKGHELVVRGARENNLHGIDVAFPLGVFTAVTGVSGSGKSTLVNEILYKALAKELNGARNVPGRHLRVNGMNKVDKVVHVDQSPIGRTPRSNPATYSGVFDHVRKLFAQTTDAKTRGYQPGRFSFNVKGGRCEACSGDGTLKIEMQFLPDVYVPCEVCHGARYNRETLQVKYKGKNISEVLDMPISEALEFFEPVNAIRRHLQTLADVGLGYVRLGQPATTLSGGEAQRVKLAAELQRRSTGRTVYVLDEPTTGLHFEDIRKLLGVLNRLTDTGNTVIVIEHNLDVIKTADHVIDMGPEGGSGGGTLVAEGTPEEVAAVAESYTGQFLAKML from the coding sequence ATGGTCGAACAACTCGTGGTCCGTGGAGCACGGGAGCACAACCTCAAGGACGTGTCCCTGGACCTGCCACGCGACTCCATGATCGTGTTCACCGGCCTGTCCGGTTCGGGCAAGTCCTCGCTTGCCTTCGACACGATCTTCGCCGAAGGGCAGCGCAGATACGTCGAGTCCCTCTCGGCGTACGCCCGCCAGTTCCTCGGCCAGATGGACAAGCCCGACGTCGACTTCATCGAGGGGCTGTCCCCCGCGGTGTCCATCGACCAGAAGTCGACCAGCCGCAACCCGCGGTCCACGGTGGGCACCATCACCGAGGTCTACGACTACCTGCGCCTGCTCTGGGCCCGCGTAGGCGTTCCGCACTGTCCGGAGTGCCGCCGCGAGATCGCCCGGCAGACGCCGCAGCAGATCGTGGACCGGGTCATGGAGATGACCGAGGGCACCCGCTTCCAGGTGCTCGCGCCGGTCGTGCGCGGCCGCAAGGGCGAGTACGTCGAGCTCTTCAAGGACCTGCAGTCCAAGGGCTACACGCGCGCCGTCGTCGACGGCCAGGCGGTCCGGCTGAACGAGGCGCCCAAGCTCGGCCGCTACGACAAGCACGACATCGCCGTGGTCGTGGACCGGCTCAGCGTCAAGCCGGGCGCGGAAGGGCGGCTCACCGATTCGGTGGAGACCGCGCTGAAACTGGCCGGGGGCACCATCGTCCTGGACTTCGTGGACGTGGAGCCCGAGGACCCCGAGCGCGAGAAGGTCTTCTCCGAGCACCTGTACTGCCCCTACGACGACCTCTCCTTCGAGCAGCTCGAACCGCGCTCCTTCTCCTTCAACGCCCCCTACGGCGCCTGCGCCGACTGCTCGGGGCTGGGCACCCGGATGGAGGTCGACGCCGACCTGCTGGTCCCCGACCCGGAGAAGAGTCTGGCCGAAGGCGCCATCGCCCCCTGGTCGGGCGGGCCCAACGGCGGCTACTGGGAACGCATCCTCAAGGCGCTCGGCGAGGCCGTGGGTTTCGACACCGACACGTCCTGGGAGCGGCTCCCGCGCCGCGCGCGCAAGGCCATCCTGGAGGGCCACGACACCCAGGTGCACGTCAGCTACCGCAACCGGTACGGGCGCAACCGCTCCTACTACACCGAGTTCGAGGGTGTGGTGCCCTGGGTCAAGCGCCGCCACTCCGAGGTGGAGAGCGACCACACCCGTGAGCGGCTCGAGGGCTACATGCGCTCGGTGCCCTGTCCCACCTGCGAGGGAACCCGTCTCAAGCCGGTGGTCCTGGCGGTGACGGTGGGCGGCAAGTCCATCGCCGAGGTCGCCTCCATGGCGCTCAGCGAGAGCGCGGCCTTCCTGGCCGATCTGCGACTCTCCGACCGTGACATGGTCATCGCCGCGCAGGTGCTCAAGGAGATCAACGCCCGGCTCGGCTTCCTGCTGGACGTGGGCCTGGACTACCTGAGCCTGGCCCGCTCCTCCGGTTCGCTCTCGGGCGGTGAGGCCCAGCGCATCCGCCTGGCCACCCAGATCGGCTCCGGTCTGGTGGGTGTGCTCTACGTCCTGGACGAGCCCTCCATCGGCCTGCACCAGCGCGACAACGCCCGCCTGCTGGAGACCCTTCAGCGGCTCCGCGACATCGGCAACACGCTCATCGTGGTCGAACACGACGAGGACACCATCCGCGCCGCCGACTGGGTGGTGGACATCGGCCCCGGCGCCGGTGAGCACGGCGGCCACGTGGTGGTCTCGGGCATCGTCGACGAACTGCTCACCTCGACCGAGTCGATGACCGGCGACTACCTGTCCGGCAGGCGCGTCATCGAGCTGCCCGCCTCGCGGCGCCCGCTCACCAAGGGGCACGAACTCGTGGTGCGGGGTGCGCGGGAGAACAACCTGCACGGCATCGACGTCGCCTTCCCGCTGGGCGTGTTCACCGCGGTCACCGGTGTGTCCGGTTCGGGCAAGTCCACCCTGGTCAACGAGATCCTGTACAAGGCCCTGGCCAAGGAGCTCAACGGGGCGCGCAACGTGCCCGGCCGTCACCTGCGGGTCAACGGTATGAACAAGGTCGACAAGGTGGTGCACGTCGACCAGAGCCCGATCGGTCGCACCCCGCGTTCCAACCCGGCCACCTACTCCGGGGTCTTCGACCACGTGCGCAAGCTGTTCGCGCAGACCACGGACGCCAAGACGCGCGGCTACCAGCCCGGCCGGTTCTCCTTCAACGTCAAGGGCGGCCGCTGCGAGGCCTGCTCCGGTGACGGCACGCTCAAGATCGAGATGCAGTTCCTGCCGGACGTGTACGTGCCCTGCGAGGTCTGCCACGGGGCCCGGTACAACCGGGAGACCCTGCAGGTGAAGTACAAGGGCAAGAACATCTCCGAGGTGCTGGACATGCCGATCTCGGAGGCCCTGGAGTTCTTCGAGCCGGTCAACGCGATCCGCCGCCACCTGCAGACGCTGGCCGACGTCGGGCTGGGCTACGTGCGTCTGGGCCAGCCCGCCACCACGCTCTCGGGCGGTGAGGCCCAGCGGGTCAAGCTGGCCGCCGAGCTCCAGCGCCGCTCCACCGGCCGGACCGTGTACGTGCTCGACGAGCCCACCACCGGTCTGCACTTCGAGGACATCCGCAAGCTGCTGGGCGTGCTCAACCGGCTGACCGACACCGGGAACACGGTCATCGTCATCGAGCACAACCTCGACGTGATCAAGACCGCGGACCATGTCATCGACATGGGCCCCGAGGGCGGCTCCGGCGGCGGCACGCTCGTGGCCGAGGGCACCCCGGAGGAGGTCGCCGCGGTCGCGGAGTCCTACACCGGACAGTTCCTGGCCAAGATGCTCTGA
- a CDS encoding mechanosensitive ion channel family protein, with protein MSVAQWIAIGVAVAVSMTLVFVFQWLLNHKLGKVWPMARYVVSRSAVTAYTAAAVVGANLALPNRGDVPWSTFQTIDHAMTILMIGTLTALILSLAYAATDMVLDRLSVRNGDADRRARRLQTQVRLLRRVITSVVVVLAIAAILFTFDGVRALGAGLLASAGVIGIVAGVAAQSTLSNLFAGLQLAFSDALRIGDVVVVEGEWGRVEELSLVNVTIKIWDERRLVVPVANFTTTSFENWTKSGTNITAKVQLPLDWEVPVGELREEAGKLITASKFWDGRSWSCQVVDVTESGEVVVRVVASASDTGNQWNIACEIREHLVTWLVENYPQSLPRKRTEFVGGTEEESSYAEQFPTSAFRRATAASGAAHDSGNGTAQAGNAEEV; from the coding sequence GTGTCCGTCGCCCAATGGATCGCGATCGGTGTCGCCGTCGCGGTCTCGATGACCCTGGTCTTCGTGTTCCAGTGGCTGCTCAACCACAAGTTGGGCAAGGTCTGGCCGATGGCCCGCTACGTGGTCTCGCGCTCAGCGGTGACCGCTTACACCGCGGCCGCGGTCGTCGGTGCCAACCTGGCCCTCCCCAACCGGGGGGACGTGCCCTGGAGCACCTTCCAGACCATCGACCACGCGATGACGATCCTCATGATCGGCACACTGACCGCGCTGATCCTGAGCCTGGCGTACGCGGCCACCGACATGGTCCTGGACCGACTGTCGGTACGCAACGGTGACGCCGACCGCCGGGCCCGTCGGCTCCAGACCCAGGTACGGCTCCTGCGACGGGTCATCACCTCCGTCGTCGTCGTCCTGGCGATCGCCGCGATCCTGTTCACCTTCGACGGGGTCCGCGCACTCGGCGCCGGTCTTCTGGCCTCGGCCGGTGTGATCGGTATCGTCGCCGGTGTGGCCGCCCAGTCCACCCTGAGCAACCTGTTCGCCGGACTCCAGCTGGCCTTCAGCGACGCCCTGCGCATCGGCGACGTCGTCGTGGTCGAGGGCGAGTGGGGACGGGTCGAGGAGCTCAGCCTGGTCAACGTCACCATCAAGATCTGGGACGAGCGCCGCCTGGTCGTGCCGGTCGCCAACTTCACCACCACCAGCTTCGAGAACTGGACCAAGTCCGGCACCAACATCACCGCGAAGGTACAGCTGCCCCTGGACTGGGAGGTGCCTGTCGGCGAGCTGCGTGAAGAGGCCGGCAAGCTGATCACCGCCAGCAAGTTCTGGGACGGGCGCAGCTGGTCCTGCCAGGTCGTGGACGTCACCGAGTCCGGTGAGGTCGTGGTCCGTGTGGTGGCCAGCGCCTCCGACACCGGCAACCAGTGGAACATCGCCTGCGAGATCCGTGAGCACCTGGTCACCTGGCTGGTCGAGAACTACCCGCAGTCCCTGCCGCGCAAGCGCACCGAGTTCGTCGGCGGCACCGAGGAGGAATCCTCCTACGCCGAGCAGTTCCCGACCTCGGCGTTTCGCCGGGCCACCGCCGCCTCCGGCGCTGCCCACGACAGCGGCAACGGGACCGCGCAGGCCGGCAACGCCGAAGAGGTCTGA
- a CDS encoding DUF488 domain-containing protein, with amino-acid sequence MADRRIRLERVYDGVRAEEHPGQEEGLPPGPRFLADRLWPRGVRRSAVTGHTWVKDVVPSPGPRLWFGRDPSRFAGFAECHRTELETRPEVLEPILAAARRGPVTLLYAARDTGHNHAVVLRGHLESQLSSSDSRSVSPSSGSN; translated from the coding sequence ATGGCTGATCGCCGAATCCGCCTGGAACGCGTCTACGACGGGGTCCGTGCCGAGGAACACCCCGGGCAGGAGGAGGGTCTCCCGCCCGGGCCCCGGTTCCTCGCGGACCGCCTCTGGCCCCGGGGTGTGCGTAGGAGCGCGGTTACCGGGCACACCTGGGTCAAGGACGTCGTACCCAGCCCGGGACCGCGCCTGTGGTTCGGGCGCGACCCGAGCCGCTTCGCCGGGTTCGCGGAGTGCCACCGGACCGAGCTGGAGACGCGCCCCGAGGTGCTCGAACCGATCCTGGCGGCCGCGCGCCGGGGGCCGGTCACCCTGCTGTACGCGGCCAGGGACACCGGGCACAACCACGCGGTCGTGCTCCGGGGCCACCTGGAGTCGCAGTTGTCCTCTTCCGACTCCCGGAGCGTCTCCCCGAGCTCCGGGAGCAATTGA
- the whiA gene encoding DNA-binding protein WhiA, which yields MAMTGVVKDELSRLAILKPCCRKAEVSTILRFTGGLHLVGGRIVIEAELDTGAAARRLRKDISEVFGHESEVVVLSPSGLRKGNRYVVRVIKDGESLARQTGLVDNNGRPVRGLPRHVVAGGACDSESAWRGAFIAHGSLTEPGRSMSLEVTCPGPEAALALVGAARRLKVHAKAREVRGVDRVVVRDGDSIGALLTLLGAHQSVLAWEERRMRREVRATANRLANFDDANLRRSARAAVAAGARVERALEILGEDAPKHLVAAGQLRLAHKQASLEELGQLSVPPLTKDAIAGRIRRLLAMADKRASDLGIEGTEANLTPDMLVP from the coding sequence ATGGCGATGACCGGCGTGGTGAAGGATGAGTTGAGCCGGTTGGCGATCCTCAAGCCATGCTGCCGCAAGGCGGAGGTGTCCACCATCCTGCGGTTCACCGGAGGCCTGCACCTCGTGGGCGGCCGGATCGTGATCGAGGCCGAGCTCGATACGGGGGCCGCCGCCAGACGGCTGCGCAAGGACATCTCCGAGGTCTTCGGGCACGAGTCCGAGGTCGTGGTGCTCTCCCCGAGCGGCCTGCGCAAGGGCAACCGGTACGTGGTCCGGGTGATCAAGGACGGCGAGTCCCTGGCCCGCCAGACCGGCCTGGTGGACAACAACGGGCGCCCGGTGCGCGGTCTGCCCCGGCACGTGGTCGCGGGCGGCGCCTGTGACTCGGAGTCCGCCTGGCGCGGCGCCTTCATCGCGCACGGTTCGCTGACCGAACCGGGCCGCTCGATGTCGCTGGAGGTCACCTGCCCCGGCCCGGAGGCCGCGCTGGCCCTGGTCGGTGCGGCCCGCCGCCTGAAGGTGCACGCCAAGGCCCGCGAGGTGCGCGGGGTGGACCGGGTGGTGGTGCGCGACGGCGACTCCATCGGTGCGCTGCTGACCCTGCTGGGCGCTCACCAGAGCGTTCTGGCCTGGGAGGAGCGGCGGATGCGCCGGGAGGTGCGGGCGACCGCCAACCGGCTGGCCAACTTCGACGACGCCAACCTGCGGCGCAGCGCCCGGGCCGCGGTCGCGGCCGGCGCGCGCGTGGAGCGGGCTTTGGAGATCCTGGGCGAGGACGCCCCCAAGCACCTGGTGGCCGCTGGCCAGCTGCGGCTGGCGCACAAGCAGGCGTCACTGGAGGAGCTGGGTCAGCTGTCGGTCCCGCCGCTGACCAAGGACGCGATCGCCGGGCGTATCCGCAGGCTGCTGGCCATGGCGGACAAGCGGGCCAGTGACCTGGGCATCGAGGGAACCGAGGCGAACCTCACTCCTGACATGCTGGTTCCCTGA
- a CDS encoding Rieske (2Fe-2S) protein, translating into MSRRRLLGTAGAAAAVTAVSACGEPPSPQEVRRGHVVGQTTDVPEGGGKVFSHSKLVVTQPEEGEYKAFSAACTHGGCTVQEVDGEVIRCLCHGSEFDMVSGEPLAGPAKEPLAPFTVTIDGTDIILD; encoded by the coding sequence GTGAGCAGGCGCCGTCTGCTCGGTACGGCAGGGGCGGCGGCTGCCGTCACCGCTGTGAGCGCCTGCGGCGAGCCTCCCAGCCCGCAGGAGGTGCGGCGCGGTCACGTGGTCGGTCAGACCACGGATGTGCCGGAGGGCGGGGGGAAGGTGTTCAGCCACAGCAAGCTGGTGGTCACCCAGCCTGAGGAGGGCGAGTACAAGGCCTTCAGCGCGGCCTGCACCCACGGCGGCTGCACGGTGCAGGAGGTCGACGGCGAGGTGATCCGCTGCCTGTGCCACGGCAGTGAGTTCGACATGGTCTCGGGGGAGCCGTTGGCCGGACCGGCGAAGGAGCCCCTGGCGCCCTTCACCGTCACGATCGACGGGACCGACATCATCCTCGACTGA
- a CDS encoding VOC family protein: MIGRLRAVTIDCPDASALADFYSELLGLPVTRRVADWARIGDGSSPGIEFQQVSDHRPPAWPDPERPQQVHFEIEVSDIEAAQERVLARGARLLAACEDDPGNLYRVYADPAGHPFCLEFSR, encoded by the coding sequence ATGATCGGACGACTGCGCGCGGTGACCATCGACTGCCCGGACGCGAGTGCCCTGGCCGACTTCTACTCCGAGCTTCTCGGTCTGCCCGTCACCAGGCGCGTCGCCGACTGGGCGCGGATCGGCGACGGCAGCTCCCCGGGCATCGAATTCCAGCAGGTCAGCGACCACCGACCCCCGGCCTGGCCGGACCCGGAACGGCCCCAGCAGGTGCACTTCGAGATCGAGGTGTCCGATATCGAGGCCGCCCAGGAGCGGGTGCTGGCCAGGGGTGCCCGGCTGCTGGCCGCCTGCGAGGACGACCCGGGCAACCTCTACCGGGTCTACGCCGACCCTGCTGGTCACCCCTTCTGTCTGGAGTTCTCGCGCTGA